A part of Polynucleobacter sp. MG-Unter2-18 genomic DNA contains:
- the moaC gene encoding cyclic pyranopterin monophosphate synthase MoaC: protein MNKLTHFDASGQAHMVNVGDKPNTHRIAVATGKITMLPETFSMIEAGSHKKGDVLGIARIAGIQASKKTSDLIPLCHPLALTHVSLEFALNKDSSSITCQVRAETTGPTGVEMEALTAVQVALLTIYDMAKAVDRGMVMGDVHLLEKSGGKSGEWKA from the coding sequence ATGAACAAACTAACTCATTTTGATGCAAGCGGCCAAGCCCATATGGTCAATGTTGGTGATAAGCCCAATACCCATCGGATTGCCGTTGCTACAGGCAAAATCACCATGCTCCCAGAGACTTTTAGCATGATTGAAGCAGGCAGCCATAAAAAAGGAGATGTTTTGGGCATCGCCCGCATAGCTGGCATTCAGGCATCTAAAAAGACTTCTGATTTGATCCCTCTTTGCCACCCCTTGGCACTAACCCACGTCAGCTTGGAGTTTGCCCTAAATAAAGATTCTAGTAGCATTACCTGCCAAGTCAGAGCTGAGACCACTGGTCCTACTGGTGTAGAAATGGAAGCTCTCACCGCGGTCCAAGTTGCCCTTCTCACAATATATGACATGGCCAAAGCAGTTGATAGAGGCATGGTGATGGGTGATGTCCACCTACTAGAGAAAAGTGGTGGCAAGTCTGGAGAGTGGAAAGCGTAG
- a CDS encoding pilin: protein MSTQDQQQESGFTLIEVMVVVAIIGILVAVAVPQYQDYIARSRIVEGMNLSSSAKLAVTEAFASRGTVPMDDATQGSFTFVPTRSVKLIEITPSGAIAIDFQNNVAPENKNTLHLIPTNDPDSNVPKAIDLSKPEGSTWAGGWSCRSSETNLLSQLLPSECRITK, encoded by the coding sequence ATGTCTACACAAGATCAGCAACAAGAGTCCGGATTTACCTTGATTGAGGTGATGGTGGTAGTTGCCATCATCGGTATTCTGGTGGCAGTAGCCGTTCCTCAATATCAAGATTACATTGCTCGCAGCCGCATCGTAGAGGGCATGAATCTCTCTTCAAGTGCAAAGCTTGCTGTGACCGAAGCTTTTGCGAGTAGAGGTACTGTACCAATGGATGATGCAACACAGGGCTCGTTTACTTTTGTGCCAACTCGCAGTGTGAAGTTAATTGAAATCACACCATCTGGTGCTATTGCCATCGACTTTCAGAATAACGTTGCCCCAGAAAATAAAAATACATTACATCTCATTCCTACAAATGACCCAGATTCCAATGTTCCTAAGGCAATTGATTTATCCAAGCCAGAGGGATCGACTTGGGCTGGTGGATGGTCTTGCCGCTCAAGTGAAACCAATCTACTATCTCAATTACTTCCTTCAGAGTGCCGCATTACGAAGTGA
- a CDS encoding TerC family protein produces MEFLTMLDWSVVAQIILIDILLGGDNAVVIALACRNLHPNQRRKGILWGTAGAIILRIVLVAFAVTLLQIPFLKFVGAIALLWIGYKLMVDTGGEEGHDLQAPDKLFAAIKTIIIADIVMSLDNVIAIAGAAGQVDDQAHQLGYIVFGLLVSVPLIIGGSRIVLYLIDRFPIIVTAGAGLLGWIAGGMMLSDPGVIKYFGAGVEAYSLVAGAVGAIGVMALGELVKRSGKKA; encoded by the coding sequence ATGGAGTTTTTAACAATGCTAGATTGGTCTGTCGTTGCGCAGATCATCTTGATCGATATTCTATTGGGCGGTGACAACGCAGTAGTCATTGCTTTAGCTTGCAGAAATTTACACCCAAATCAGCGTCGTAAAGGGATCTTGTGGGGAACAGCAGGCGCAATTATTTTGCGTATTGTGCTGGTTGCCTTCGCAGTCACTTTGCTGCAAATTCCTTTCTTGAAGTTTGTTGGCGCTATTGCACTGCTGTGGATTGGTTACAAGTTGATGGTCGATACAGGTGGTGAAGAGGGTCATGATCTTCAGGCGCCTGATAAGTTATTTGCAGCCATCAAGACCATCATCATTGCAGATATCGTCATGAGTCTTGATAACGTTATAGCAATTGCTGGTGCTGCCGGTCAAGTTGACGATCAAGCTCATCAGCTTGGCTATATCGTTTTTGGTTTATTAGTTTCTGTACCGCTCATCATTGGTGGTAGCCGCATCGTTTTGTATCTAATCGATCGTTTTCCAATCATCGTTACGGCTGGTGCTGGCTTACTAGGCTGGATTGCTGGCGGTATGATGCTTTCCGATCCAGGCGTGATCAAGTATTTTGGCGCTGGAGTTGAGGCCTATAGCTTGGTCGCAGGTGCTGTTGGTGCTATTGGCGTCATGGCTCTTGGTGAGCTTGTGAAGCGGAGCGGCAAAAAAGCGTAA
- the sucD gene encoding succinate--CoA ligase subunit alpha gives MSILVNKNTKVITQGITGKTGQFHTEKCQEYANGKNCFVAGVNPKKAGESIFNIPIYGTVKEAAQQTGATTSVIYVPPPGAAAAIWEAVEADLDFVICITEGIPVKDMLEVRNKMHAKEAAGGKKTLLLGPNCPGIITPDEIKIGIMPGHIHKKGRIGVVSRSGTLTYEAVGQLTSIGLGQSTAVGIGGDPINGLKHIDVMRMFNEDPDTDAVIMIGEIGGPDEAEAARWCKANMKKPIVGFIAGVTAPPGKRMGHAGALISGGADTADAKLSVMEECGFKVTRNPSEMAALLKAML, from the coding sequence ATGTCTATTTTGGTAAATAAAAATACTAAAGTAATTACCCAAGGTATTACTGGTAAGACTGGCCAATTCCATACGGAGAAGTGCCAGGAATACGCAAACGGTAAAAACTGTTTTGTTGCTGGCGTTAATCCTAAAAAAGCAGGCGAGTCTATTTTCAATATTCCAATTTATGGAACAGTAAAAGAGGCTGCCCAGCAAACTGGTGCCACTACTTCTGTAATTTATGTCCCGCCTCCTGGCGCAGCCGCAGCAATTTGGGAGGCTGTTGAAGCTGACCTTGATTTTGTGATTTGTATCACTGAAGGCATCCCAGTCAAAGACATGCTAGAAGTGCGTAATAAGATGCATGCAAAAGAAGCTGCCGGTGGTAAGAAGACTTTATTACTTGGCCCGAATTGTCCTGGCATCATTACTCCAGATGAAATCAAGATCGGTATCATGCCTGGCCATATTCACAAGAAAGGCCGCATTGGTGTAGTAAGCCGTTCAGGTACGTTGACGTATGAGGCAGTTGGTCAATTGACATCGATCGGTTTAGGCCAGTCCACTGCAGTAGGTATTGGTGGCGACCCAATCAATGGCTTAAAGCATATTGATGTAATGCGCATGTTCAACGAAGATCCAGATACAGATGCAGTTATCATGATCGGCGAAATCGGTGGTCCAGATGAAGCTGAAGCAGCCCGCTGGTGTAAGGCCAACATGAAGAAGCCGATTGTTGGCTTTATCGCTGGTGTAACAGCGCCCCCTGGAAAACGTATGGGCCATGCAGGCGCATTGATTTCTGGTGGTGCAGATACGGCTGATGCAAAGCTTTCTGTGATGGAAGAATGTGGCTTTAAAGTAACAAGAAATCCATCAGAAATGGCAGCATTACTTAAAGCCATGTTGTAA
- the sucC gene encoding ADP-forming succinate--CoA ligase subunit beta — protein MKIHEYQGKELLRQFNVPVPNGIPAFSVDEAIKAAEKLGGPVWVVKAQIHAGGRGKGGGVKLARSMDEVKKYASEILGMQLKTHQTGPEGQKVNRLLIEDGADIKKEYYFSIVTDRGTQKNVIMASSEGGMDIEEVAESHPEKIIKVFVDPLIGLTDADCQIIAKGIGVPDASIPMASDVFKNLYKTYWETDASLVEINPLILEGNGKIKALDAKFNFDPNALYRHPEIVAYRDIDEEDAAEIEASKFDLAYISLDGNIGCLVNGAGLAMATMDTIKLFGGEPANFLDVGGGATAEKVTEAFKIMLKNKSVEAILVNIFGGIMRCDVIADGVVTACKAVNLTVPLVVRMKGTNEELGKKILADSGLPIISADSMAEAATKVVAAVAKNK, from the coding sequence ATGAAAATTCACGAGTACCAAGGCAAAGAACTACTACGCCAATTTAATGTGCCTGTTCCAAACGGCATCCCAGCATTTAGTGTTGATGAGGCAATTAAAGCTGCCGAAAAGCTAGGCGGCCCAGTATGGGTTGTTAAGGCGCAAATTCATGCAGGTGGTCGCGGTAAAGGCGGCGGTGTCAAATTAGCTCGCAGTATGGACGAAGTGAAAAAATACGCTTCTGAAATTTTGGGTATGCAGTTGAAAACCCATCAAACAGGCCCAGAAGGTCAAAAAGTAAATCGTCTCTTAATTGAAGATGGCGCTGACATCAAAAAAGAGTATTACTTCAGTATCGTTACTGACCGCGGCACACAGAAGAATGTCATCATGGCTTCAAGTGAAGGTGGCATGGATATTGAAGAGGTTGCAGAATCTCATCCAGAAAAAATTATTAAAGTGTTTGTTGATCCATTGATTGGTTTGACTGATGCAGACTGCCAGATCATTGCGAAAGGCATTGGCGTTCCAGATGCCTCTATTCCAATGGCAAGCGACGTGTTTAAAAACTTGTACAAAACCTATTGGGAAACAGATGCTTCATTAGTGGAGATTAATCCATTGATTCTTGAAGGCAATGGCAAGATCAAGGCCCTTGATGCCAAATTTAATTTTGATCCAAATGCTTTGTATCGTCATCCAGAAATCGTAGCTTATCGCGATATTGACGAAGAAGATGCAGCTGAGATCGAAGCTTCTAAGTTTGACTTAGCCTACATTTCACTTGACGGCAACATTGGTTGCTTGGTGAATGGTGCTGGTTTAGCAATGGCTACGATGGATACCATCAAGTTGTTTGGCGGCGAGCCAGCAAACTTCCTGGACGTTGGTGGTGGCGCAACTGCAGAGAAAGTAACAGAAGCTTTCAAGATCATGCTCAAGAACAAGAGCGTTGAAGCAATTTTGGTAAATATTTTCGGTGGCATCATGCGTTGCGACGTGATTGCTGATGGCGTGGTTACGGCATGTAAGGCTGTGAACTTGACTGTACCTTTGGTCGTGCGCATGAAGGGTACTAATGAGGAGCTAGGTAAGAAGATTCTTGCAGACTCTGGTTTACCAATCATTAGCGCCGATTCAATGGCAGAGGCTGCTACTAAGGTAGTTGCTGCTGTTGCGAAAAACAAATAA
- the recX gene encoding recombination regulator RecX: MSELGSTVQKKKKQSPSLKARALRLLSMREYSRKGLAAKLEESVARMLKLKSVGEDSEEIATTVYLTAQIEAVLDDFEARGWLSDERFAEALVRRRSERFGTRKIQDELTQAGVDSSKTVALLKTLKETEYQRAHELWLRKFGALASEQKERARQYRFLASKGFSSSVVSKVVAGRPD, encoded by the coding sequence AAAGAAAAAACAAAGCCCGAGTCTCAAAGCTCGGGCTTTGCGCCTTTTATCTATGCGGGAGTACAGCCGCAAGGGTCTTGCAGCAAAGCTTGAAGAGTCAGTAGCAAGAATGTTGAAGCTTAAGTCTGTCGGGGAGGATTCTGAGGAGATTGCCACAACTGTCTACTTGACTGCTCAGATTGAGGCCGTCTTAGATGATTTCGAGGCGCGGGGATGGCTTTCTGATGAGCGCTTTGCAGAGGCTCTTGTCAGACGTCGTAGCGAGCGCTTTGGCACTAGAAAAATACAAGATGAGCTCACACAGGCAGGAGTGGATAGCTCAAAGACTGTAGCGCTTTTAAAGACCTTAAAAGAGACTGAATACCAGCGCGCTCACGAATTGTGGCTGCGTAAGTTTGGTGCACTAGCCAGCGAACAAAAGGAACGTGCTCGCCAGTATCGTTTTCTGGCATCTAAGGGCTTTAGCTCATCCGTAGTCTCTAAGGTGGTGGCTGGGCGTCCAGACTAG